A segment of the Candidatus Obscuribacterales bacterium genome:
CCCGGAGCAACAGCAGAATTGATGATCTTGGGGCACTCTAAAACCCGGCAGAGCGATCGATAGATGACCTAGATCATGCATCGATGTATCAGGTGCTGAGCAGCAGCGATGCTCAAACTATCCCCTCTTCTTTTACTGTACGAGAGAACGGTTGAGAGGACACAAATCAGTCTAAATACTTAACCCAGGCATGTGAGCCGGAGAGTGATGAAGTTTGGCGCATCCCTACACAGCTAGGGTAGAGATGTAAGTCCAGAACGAGAGCTTACTTTGCGCCAGGGGTGAGCATGATCAGATGCTGATCTAGAAGCGATCGCACCCCGGCCACATCCAGATCAACCTCGGCAAGCAGCTCGGCCACCGTACGCTCGTTGGAGTTGGCGTCACAGGCTTGCAAAAACTGCAGGTCAGCATCTTGGAGCTGCACAATTTGATAGTCAGCGTTGAACATGGTTAGGCTTGGCCAACCTTCAATGCAGGGATGGCGAGTGGGAATGGCAGCCAGCAGCGCTGTATTCAATGACCAGTCAGCTTTGGGTAAGGGCGGCTGGCCTAGGAAAAATTCATAGTGGGTAATGGTAGACGGATCGAGCAGCTCAATCAAACGGTAGCGCTGGCGATCGCTTAAGGTTTGGGTACGTTCCATCAGTTCTGGTGATTGACCCAACAAACGCTCAAGCTCCCAGACTTGGGGATTGGAAAAGCCGATGAACTCTAGCCCAGACGCGTTGATCAGATCAAACAGCGTATCGATCGTGTAGTCAATTTCCTGGGGATGGACATACATGTCGGCAAAACATTCATCCCGTTGATTTTCTAGAGACCAGCGCTCTTGCTCCCGCTTCACCAATCGGTTGTCAGCCGGTAGAGATGCAAAAATTTGCCGCCCCACCGCCACGCCATCCCGATAGTCTCCCCGCTGCGATCCTTGCAAGAGAGCGATCGCCTGCTGCATGAGCTGAATCTCCCAGCGCCCATGGGCAGCGTAGACGAAGATATGCATAATGCCGCCGGGGGCAAGCTTCTGGGAGAGGGCCTGGATGCCGCGAATGGGATCGGGTAAATGATGCAGCACGCCGACGCAGTTGATCAGGTCAAAGTCACCAGGGAGCTGATCCACATCGTAGAGGCTGAGGTTGATGAAGCTAGCCCGATCGGCTCCGGAGCGTTGGCAGCGCTCTTTGGCCACAGCGATCGCTCCCGAACTCAGGTCAATCCCCACCACCGATGCCTGAGGGTTGAGGTGAACGAGATACTCCGTGCCAACGCCCGTGCCGCAACCGGCATCTAAAATCCGAACAGCATCAGTGGTGGGCGTCTGTCCGGTACAAAAACTATAGGCAGCCTGCCAATTCCAACGCCAGTTATATCCCGGCGGCGGCTC
Coding sequences within it:
- a CDS encoding class I SAM-dependent methyltransferase → AKESVHYNQSCCNNETMTDSNPEAQAVSAAVARLYNTYPFPPEPLLDEPPPGYNWRWNWQAAYSFCTGQTPTTDAVRILDAGCGTGVGTEYLVHLNPQASVVGIDLSSGAIAVAKERCQRSGADRASFINLSLYDVDQLPGDFDLINCVGVLHHLPDPIRGIQALSQKLAPGGIMHIFVYAAHGRWEIQLMQQAIALLQGSQRGDYRDGVAVGRQIFASLPADNRLVKREQERWSLENQRDECFADMYVHPQEIDYTIDTLFDLINASGLEFIGFSNPQVWELERLLGQSPELMERTQTLSDRQRYRLIELLDPSTITHYEFFLGQPPLPKADWSLNTALLAAIPTRHPCIEGWPSLTMFNADYQIVQLQDADLQFLQACDANSNERTVAELLAEVDLDVAGVRSLLDQHLIMLTPGAK